Proteins found in one Tsukamurella paurometabola DSM 20162 genomic segment:
- a CDS encoding SRPBCC family protein, translating to MSDAERTRESIVIDSPPEPIMEAISAFDRYPEWVSAAREVTVLDTTDDGRPKRVRFVLEEGFLRDTYELDYTWAPGGRSVEWDLAASTLQRTQHGRYDLTPTAEGGTTVTYTLEVTLQIPMLGMLRRKAEKAITDTALKELKRHVEGDRAAGS from the coding sequence GTGTCTGACGCCGAGCGCACTCGCGAGTCCATCGTCATCGACTCTCCACCGGAGCCGATCATGGAGGCGATCTCCGCGTTCGACCGATACCCCGAATGGGTTTCCGCCGCACGGGAGGTCACCGTCCTCGACACCACCGACGACGGTAGGCCCAAGCGGGTGCGCTTCGTGCTGGAAGAGGGCTTCCTCCGGGACACCTACGAACTCGACTACACGTGGGCGCCGGGCGGTCGCTCGGTGGAGTGGGACCTCGCGGCGAGCACATTGCAGCGCACTCAGCACGGCCGCTACGACCTGACTCCCACCGCGGAGGGCGGCACCACCGTCACCTACACACTCGAGGTCACCCTGCAGATCCCGATGCTCGGGATGCTGCGCCGCAAGGCGGAGAAGGCGATCACCGATACCGCGCTCAAGGAACTCAAGCGTCACGTCGAGGGCGACCGGGCGGCCGGTTCCTGA
- a CDS encoding DEDD exonuclease domain-containing protein produces MQLTLDDCDSPAADPDLREVTFVVVDLETTGGSPKGGDAITEIGAVKVRGGEVLGEFATLVDPERGIAPHITHLTGITTAMVTGAPTIASVLPAFLEFAQGAVLVAHNARFDIGFLKAAAAATGTPWPKPQTLCTVQLARRVLTRDEAPSVKLSEMARLFRAETTPTHRALDDARATVDVLHGLIGRVGNLGIRTFAELRGHLPSVTPQQRAKRGLADPLPERPGVYLFRGPGDEVLYVGTSRNLRRRVRSYFTSGETRGRIKEMVGLAERVDHVECAHALEAAARELRLIAAHTPPYNRRSKYPKRGWWICLTVEPFPRLAVKRSAPAGSVCLGPIRSRTEAADLADLIAETCGLRTCTTRLRPGGAHACALGPDGTRPVGGCHGSVSAPEPASLYRPRADRAAAMLTGRSSAVFDALQARLDSLVEREFFESAARLRDRTAQLVDITLRSHSLAAFAEVPELSIAHPDGAGGWELSIVRHGRLAAAGVAPRGVPPMPVFDRLRSGAETVYEADAPADQPALFVPDALFPADVLHGASPEEAALLRRWALQPGTRIVEVRGTWGEPLHGAGRWREWAERALTAGRDARAAASQPQRSGRQYSEGTTHAA; encoded by the coding sequence ATGCAGCTGACGCTCGACGACTGCGACTCGCCGGCCGCCGATCCCGACCTGCGCGAGGTGACCTTCGTCGTGGTCGACCTGGAGACCACGGGAGGCTCCCCGAAGGGGGGCGATGCGATCACCGAGATCGGCGCCGTGAAGGTACGCGGCGGCGAGGTACTCGGCGAGTTCGCCACTCTGGTCGACCCGGAGCGCGGGATCGCTCCGCACATCACCCATCTCACGGGCATCACCACGGCGATGGTCACGGGTGCCCCCACGATCGCGTCGGTGCTGCCCGCATTCCTCGAGTTCGCACAGGGAGCGGTCCTCGTCGCGCACAACGCGCGATTCGACATCGGCTTCCTCAAAGCGGCCGCCGCCGCGACGGGTACGCCGTGGCCAAAACCGCAGACGCTGTGCACCGTGCAGCTCGCGCGGCGGGTGCTCACCCGCGACGAGGCACCGTCGGTGAAGCTCAGCGAGATGGCGCGGCTGTTCCGCGCGGAGACCACTCCCACGCACCGCGCGCTCGACGACGCCCGTGCCACCGTGGATGTGCTGCACGGACTCATCGGGCGGGTGGGCAATCTCGGCATCCGCACCTTCGCCGAGCTGCGCGGTCACCTCCCCTCCGTCACCCCGCAGCAGCGTGCCAAACGCGGCCTCGCCGACCCGCTGCCGGAACGCCCCGGGGTGTACCTGTTCCGTGGTCCGGGCGACGAGGTGCTCTACGTGGGCACCTCCCGCAACCTGCGCCGCCGGGTGCGCAGCTACTTCACCTCCGGGGAGACGCGCGGACGGATCAAGGAGATGGTCGGGCTCGCCGAGCGCGTGGACCACGTGGAATGCGCACACGCACTCGAGGCCGCCGCCCGCGAATTACGGCTGATCGCGGCCCACACGCCCCCGTACAACCGGCGCTCGAAATACCCGAAACGCGGCTGGTGGATCTGTCTCACCGTGGAGCCGTTTCCCCGGCTCGCGGTGAAGCGATCCGCACCGGCGGGGTCCGTGTGCCTGGGCCCGATCCGCTCCCGCACCGAGGCGGCCGACCTCGCCGATCTCATCGCCGAAACCTGCGGCCTGCGCACGTGCACCACCCGGTTACGGCCTGGTGGTGCGCATGCCTGCGCGCTCGGGCCCGACGGTACGCGCCCCGTCGGCGGCTGCCACGGTTCCGTCAGCGCTCCCGAACCGGCCTCGCTCTACCGGCCGCGCGCCGACCGGGCAGCGGCGATGCTCACCGGCCGCTCCAGCGCCGTCTTCGACGCCCTGCAGGCGCGGCTCGACTCGCTCGTCGAACGGGAATTCTTCGAATCGGCGGCGCGACTGCGGGACCGGACCGCGCAGTTGGTCGACATCACGCTTCGCTCACACTCGCTGGCGGCGTTCGCTGAGGTACCCGAACTGTCGATCGCCCATCCCGACGGCGCCGGCGGATGGGAACTGTCGATCGTGCGGCACGGCCGGCTCGCCGCCGCCGGGGTGGCGCCGCGCGGCGTACCGCCGATGCCCGTCTTCGACCGGCTGCGGTCCGGTGCGGAAACGGTGTACGAGGCGGACGCGCCGGCGGATCAGCCCGCGCTGTTCGTGCCCGATGCGCTGTTCCCCGCCGATGTCCTGCACGGTGCCAGCCCGGAGGAGGCCGCATTGCTGCGGCGCTGGGCATTGCAACCCGGCACCCGCATCGTCGAGGTGCGTGGCACCTGGGGTGAGCCGCTGCACGGAGCGGGCCGCTGGCGTGAGTGGGCCGAGCGTGCTCTCACCGCCGGCCGCGATGCCCGCGCGGCGGCATCGCAGCCGCAGCGCAGCGGCAGGCAATACAGTGAGGGCACCACGCACGCCGCGTGA
- a CDS encoding aminoacyl-tRNA deacylase encodes MSAGLERMRADAAARGLTVTVRERPAARSLEEAAELMELPPSRLVKSLVVRRGEGDYLFALVPGDRSIAWPKLRAVVGVNRLAMPPADEALAATGYERGTITPVGAGGDWPVYVDERIAGPVVALGAGAHGYSALLDPAELVAAYGATVADISD; translated from the coding sequence ATGAGCGCCGGACTGGAGCGGATGCGGGCGGACGCCGCCGCCCGGGGCCTGACGGTGACGGTGCGCGAGCGCCCGGCGGCCCGCAGCCTCGAGGAGGCCGCCGAGCTGATGGAGTTGCCGCCGTCCCGGCTGGTGAAATCGCTCGTGGTGCGCCGCGGCGAGGGCGACTACCTGTTCGCCCTGGTGCCGGGTGACCGGTCGATCGCATGGCCGAAGCTGCGCGCCGTGGTCGGGGTGAACCGGCTCGCGATGCCGCCCGCCGACGAGGCGCTCGCCGCCACCGGCTACGAGCGCGGAACCATCACCCCGGTGGGGGCGGGCGGCGATTGGCCGGTGTACGTCGACGAGCGGATCGCCGGGCCGGTCGTGGCGCTCGGCGCCGGAGCGCATGGCTACAGCGCCCTGCTCGATCCGGCGGAACTCGTCGCGGCGTACGGCGCGACGGTCGCCGACATCTCCGACTGA
- a CDS encoding C40 family peptidase, which produces MAKHRLQPQPSKGATAARGALAAGAVTIGTLAAPAATALAAPAPAVPGAPAPAPLAPGAPAPAVTAKPAVKAKPAAKPAPKAVPGAATQHNVAARPGVVTGVQIAPKPGTTTVAGVQPGGAKAKVVQAALSRTGLPYSYGSAGPNSFDCSGLVYWSMKQAGMNVPRDSYGQLGGGRPVPVSDLQPGDVVIYNGGSHAALYIGSGKVVHSVNYGTPVKVSPLNEMSVYAVRRY; this is translated from the coding sequence GTGGCGAAACACCGTCTTCAGCCGCAGCCCAGCAAGGGTGCCACCGCCGCGCGCGGTGCCCTCGCCGCCGGTGCCGTGACCATCGGTACGCTCGCAGCCCCCGCGGCCACCGCCCTCGCGGCGCCCGCTCCCGCCGTGCCCGGTGCTCCGGCTCCCGCGCCGCTTGCCCCCGGCGCCCCGGCGCCCGCCGTCACAGCGAAGCCCGCCGTCAAGGCCAAGCCCGCCGCGAAACCGGCGCCCAAGGCTGTTCCCGGCGCCGCCACCCAGCACAACGTCGCCGCCCGCCCGGGCGTGGTGACCGGCGTGCAGATCGCACCGAAGCCGGGGACCACCACCGTCGCAGGCGTTCAGCCCGGTGGTGCTAAGGCCAAGGTCGTGCAGGCGGCGCTCTCGCGCACCGGACTGCCCTACTCCTACGGTTCGGCCGGCCCGAACTCGTTCGACTGCTCGGGCCTGGTCTACTGGTCCATGAAGCAGGCGGGCATGAATGTGCCGCGCGATAGCTACGGCCAGCTCGGTGGCGGTCGCCCCGTGCCGGTCTCCGATCTGCAGCCCGGCGATGTGGTGATCTACAACGGCGGCAGTCATGCAGCGCTCTACATCGGCAGTGGCAAGGTCGTGCACTCCGTGAACTACGGCACCCCGGTGAAGGTGAGCCCGCTCAACGAAATGTCGGTATACGCTGTTCGTCGCTACTGA
- a CDS encoding HpcH/HpaI aldolase/citrate lyase family protein yields MSARRVSPQIARSWLLVPASHPELFAIAQASEADAIIIDLEDAVAANDKRQARKDTVEWLSTGHRAWVRINDASSDFWSEDCAALKTCAGLEGVMLAKSESASHLDDTSDRLPDDTRILALVETARGMQNVARIASAQATFRIAFGTGDFKRDTAVGEDPMALAYARSQLVIASRAARLPAPIDGPTLNIAHLPTGTAHAKEMGMSGKLCLTHEHAAVINAGLSPSRDDIAWAHGFIAAFEASGGTITDGSDLPRLARAQKIVAQAEDFGIDVPAADVSHSGY; encoded by the coding sequence GTGAGTGCCCGCAGAGTTTCGCCGCAGATCGCCCGCTCCTGGCTGCTCGTCCCGGCGTCGCATCCGGAGCTGTTCGCCATCGCCCAGGCCAGCGAGGCCGACGCCATCATCATCGATCTCGAGGATGCCGTCGCCGCCAACGATAAGAGGCAGGCGCGCAAGGACACGGTCGAATGGCTCAGCACCGGGCACCGCGCGTGGGTGCGGATCAACGACGCGTCCAGCGATTTCTGGAGCGAGGACTGTGCGGCGCTCAAGACCTGCGCGGGGTTGGAGGGGGTGATGTTGGCGAAGTCGGAGTCGGCGAGCCACCTGGACGACACCTCCGACCGGCTGCCCGACGACACCCGGATACTGGCGTTGGTCGAGACCGCGCGCGGGATGCAGAACGTGGCGCGGATCGCGTCCGCGCAGGCCACCTTCCGCATCGCCTTCGGCACCGGAGACTTCAAGCGCGACACCGCCGTCGGCGAGGACCCGATGGCGCTGGCCTACGCGCGGTCGCAGCTGGTGATCGCCTCCCGCGCGGCCCGGCTCCCGGCGCCGATCGACGGGCCCACGCTCAACATCGCGCACCTGCCCACCGGGACGGCACACGCCAAGGAGATGGGCATGTCGGGCAAGCTCTGCCTCACGCACGAGCACGCCGCGGTGATCAACGCCGGGCTCAGTCCGAGCCGCGACGACATCGCCTGGGCGCACGGGTTCATCGCCGCCTTCGAGGCGTCCGGCGGCACGATCACCGATGGATCGGATCTGCCGCGTCTCGCGCGAGCGCAGAAGATCGTTGCGCAGGCCGAGGACTTCGGCATCGACGTGCCCGCCGCCGACGTCAGTCACAGCGGGTACTAG
- a CDS encoding acyl-CoA dehydrogenase family protein, producing MSSLLMNPRTTDYAHFDPETRRLLLATVEFFESYGKERLLQADLEAEWVSDFLEFEKRERLFATFLTPAAYADGDPNRRWDGARNAALSEIFGFYGLSYWYAEQVTILGLGPIWMSDNEGAKRTAAQQLADGGVMAFGLSERSHGADVYNTDMVLTPGADGGFTASGTKYYIGNGNVAGMVSVFGRRADMEGPEAYVFFTADSRHPNYRLIDNVVHAQMFVSTFALEEYPVAPEDVLHTGPEAFAAALNTVNIGKFNLCHGAIGICEHAFYESITHSNNRILYGHPVTDFSHVRGNFVDAYARLAAMKLFSDRAVDYFRSASLQDRRYLLFNPVTKSKVTSEGEKVVTLLLDVIAAKGYEKNTYFHQANRFIGWMPRLEGTVHVNVAQILKFMPNYLLNPAEYPAIGTRRDAADDAFFFAQGPLGGAGKVRFSDWTQPYEDRLDIPNVAVFYEQAQALRTLLQTAAPDAEQSKDLDFVLDIGHLFSLVVYGQLVLEQAALTDLDRDVLSRIFDVLIRDFSGYAVGLYGKSSATAAQQEWALSAVRRPVADQESFDRVWQQVAAYDGAYEMRP from the coding sequence ATGTCCAGCCTCCTGATGAATCCTCGCACGACCGACTACGCCCATTTCGATCCCGAGACGCGGCGCTTGCTGCTGGCCACGGTCGAGTTCTTCGAGTCGTACGGCAAGGAGCGCCTGCTGCAGGCGGACCTCGAGGCCGAATGGGTCTCGGACTTCCTGGAGTTCGAAAAGCGCGAGCGGCTGTTCGCCACGTTCCTCACCCCGGCGGCGTACGCCGACGGCGATCCGAATCGCCGTTGGGACGGAGCCCGCAATGCCGCGCTGAGCGAGATCTTCGGGTTCTACGGCCTGTCCTACTGGTACGCCGAGCAGGTCACCATCCTCGGCCTCGGGCCGATCTGGATGAGCGATAACGAAGGGGCCAAACGCACGGCGGCACAGCAGCTCGCCGATGGTGGAGTGATGGCCTTCGGGCTCTCCGAGCGCTCCCACGGTGCCGATGTCTACAACACCGATATGGTGCTGACGCCCGGGGCAGACGGCGGATTCACCGCCTCGGGCACCAAGTACTACATCGGCAACGGCAATGTCGCCGGGATGGTCTCCGTCTTCGGCCGCCGCGCCGATATGGAGGGCCCGGAGGCGTACGTCTTCTTCACCGCCGATAGCCGGCATCCGAACTACCGGCTGATCGACAACGTGGTGCACGCCCAGATGTTCGTCTCGACCTTCGCGCTGGAGGAGTATCCGGTGGCGCCGGAAGACGTGCTGCACACCGGTCCGGAGGCTTTCGCTGCTGCCCTCAACACCGTCAACATCGGCAAGTTCAACCTCTGCCACGGCGCGATCGGCATCTGCGAGCACGCGTTCTACGAGTCGATCACGCACTCCAACAACAGGATCCTGTACGGCCACCCGGTTACCGACTTCAGTCATGTGCGGGGCAACTTCGTCGACGCCTACGCCCGGCTGGCGGCCATGAAGCTGTTCAGTGACCGCGCCGTCGACTACTTCCGCAGCGCCAGCCTGCAGGACCGCCGCTACCTGCTGTTCAATCCCGTCACCAAGTCCAAGGTCACGTCCGAGGGGGAGAAGGTGGTCACTCTCCTGCTCGATGTGATCGCCGCCAAGGGGTACGAGAAGAACACGTACTTCCACCAGGCGAACCGATTCATCGGCTGGATGCCACGGCTGGAGGGCACCGTCCACGTGAACGTGGCGCAGATCCTCAAGTTCATGCCGAACTACCTCCTCAACCCCGCCGAGTACCCCGCTATCGGCACGCGTCGGGACGCCGCCGACGATGCCTTCTTCTTCGCTCAGGGGCCGCTCGGCGGCGCGGGGAAGGTACGTTTTTCCGATTGGACTCAGCCCTACGAGGATCGCCTCGACATCCCGAACGTCGCGGTGTTCTACGAGCAGGCCCAGGCGCTGCGTACCCTGCTGCAGACCGCGGCTCCCGATGCCGAACAGAGCAAGGATCTCGACTTCGTGCTCGACATCGGGCACCTGTTCTCGCTCGTGGTCTACGGACAGCTGGTGCTGGAGCAGGCCGCCCTCACCGATCTTGATCGCGATGTGCTCAGCCGCATCTTCGACGTGCTGATCCGCGATTTCTCCGGCTACGCCGTAGGGTTGTACGGCAAGTCGTCGGCCACCGCAGCGCAGCAGGAGTGGGCACTGAGCGCGGTGCGCCGGCCGGTGGCCGATCAGGAGTCCTTCGATCGGGTGTGGCAACAGGTGGCCGCGTACGACGGTGCCTACGAGATGCGGCCCTGA
- a CDS encoding Lrp/AsnC family transcriptional regulator, with protein MITAIVLINANVHRIPETAQAVANIEGVTEVYSCAGDIDLIAKLRVREHDQIAEVVTEKINRIDGVANTSTHIAFREYASSDVDAGFDIGN; from the coding sequence GTGATCACCGCGATCGTCCTCATCAACGCGAATGTGCACCGCATCCCCGAGACCGCGCAGGCGGTGGCGAACATCGAGGGCGTGACCGAGGTGTACTCCTGCGCGGGCGACATCGACCTGATCGCGAAGCTGCGTGTGCGCGAACATGATCAGATCGCCGAGGTGGTCACCGAAAAGATCAACCGGATCGACGGCGTGGCGAACACCTCCACCCACATCGCCTTCCGCGAGTACGCCAGCTCCGATGTCGATGCGGGCTTCGATATCGGCAACTGA
- a CDS encoding glycosyltransferase family 4 protein translates to MPRTLLVTNDFPPRPGGIQTYLQAFVSQLPADELVVYASRWKGSEEYDAAQPYEVVRHPTSLLVPSPDALGRARDLVRSHDIETVWFGAAAPLALLAAPLEAAGAQHSVACTHGHEVGWSMLPPSRACLRRIGDTTDVITYVSKYTRGRFAAAFGAQAALEHLPPGVDTDVFKPDAAARSELRARYGLGDDEPVVLCLSRLVPRKGQDMLIRALPKIRAQVPGAKLVIVGGGPYSQTLHKLVRSTDVEEAVIFTGGVSAGELAAHHNLGDVFAMPCRTRGAGLDVEGLGIVFLEASATGKPVVAGDSGGAPETVWEGESGHVVPGRDVDAIADAVAGLLADPDRAAAFGARGRELVGEHYNWRRLGHRLQTLLSPY, encoded by the coding sequence ATGCCGCGCACGCTGCTGGTCACCAATGACTTCCCGCCCCGCCCCGGCGGCATCCAGACGTACCTACAGGCCTTCGTCTCGCAGCTGCCGGCCGATGAGCTCGTCGTCTACGCCTCGCGCTGGAAGGGCAGCGAGGAGTACGACGCAGCGCAGCCCTACGAGGTAGTGCGGCATCCCACCTCGCTGCTCGTGCCGAGCCCCGATGCGCTCGGCCGCGCCCGGGATCTGGTGCGCAGCCATGACATCGAGACGGTGTGGTTCGGTGCCGCCGCTCCGCTCGCGCTCCTCGCCGCACCGTTGGAGGCGGCCGGTGCGCAGCACAGCGTGGCGTGCACCCACGGCCACGAGGTGGGCTGGTCGATGCTGCCGCCCTCGCGGGCATGTCTGCGCCGGATCGGCGACACCACCGACGTGATCACGTACGTCAGCAAGTACACGCGGGGCCGGTTCGCCGCCGCCTTCGGCGCGCAGGCCGCCTTGGAACACCTGCCGCCCGGCGTCGACACCGACGTCTTCAAGCCCGACGCAGCCGCCCGCTCGGAGCTGCGTGCCCGGTACGGCCTGGGCGACGACGAGCCCGTGGTGCTGTGTCTCTCGCGCCTGGTGCCGCGGAAGGGACAGGACATGTTGATCCGGGCGCTGCCGAAGATCCGGGCGCAGGTGCCCGGCGCGAAACTGGTGATCGTCGGTGGCGGTCCCTACTCCCAGACTCTGCACAAGCTGGTTCGCAGCACCGATGTCGAGGAGGCCGTGATCTTTACCGGCGGCGTCTCCGCCGGTGAGCTGGCGGCGCACCACAATCTCGGGGACGTCTTCGCCATGCCCTGCCGTACCCGCGGTGCCGGGCTCGACGTCGAGGGTCTCGGCATCGTCTTCCTGGAGGCCTCCGCAACCGGAAAGCCGGTCGTGGCGGGCGATTCCGGCGGCGCGCCGGAGACAGTGTGGGAGGGCGAGTCGGGTCACGTCGTGCCAGGACGTGATGTCGACGCGATCGCAGATGCGGTCGCGGGCCTGCTCGCCGATCCTGATCGCGCAGCCGCCTTCGGCGCCCGCGGCCGGGAATTGGTGGGGGAGCACTACAACTGGCGCCGCCTCGGCCACCGCCTGCAGACCCTGCTGAGCCCGTACTAG
- a CDS encoding AMP-dependent synthetase/ligase — protein sequence MREISVPANFTIDPDASTVDVVFDAARTDPQSVRVKRLVGQDWKPVTTKQYADEILGVAKGLIAQGVQPGDRVALVSSTRYEWPVIDFAIWAVGAVTVPVYETSSSGQIDWILQDSDAVLLIIEGPKQAAEVAELNGKLHNVKRVLQIDAAEGEQGAVAALTAEGAGVTEEQVHAGRAGVKAADLATLIYTSGTTGRPKGCELMHSNLMSEAEAILASPFGEAIRGGSNVMFLPLAHVLARAVNIACFKGGAVVGHFNDTKNLVPQFAIFKPTLILSVPRVFEKVYASAQQSAVDGGKGKIFDAAAQTAIEYSESLDKGGPGLVLKVKHAVFDKLVYGKLKAALGGNCKVAISGGAPLGARLGHFFRGVGVTVMEGYGLTESTAAITVNVEGAQKIGTVGRPLAGQGAKIAEDGEILLQGSVVFRGYWRNEEATKAALEDGWFHTGDLGSIDEDGFLSITGRKKELIVTAGGKNVSPAGLEDALRGNPLISQAMVIGDAQPFIAALITIDPEAFPQWKSANGKPASASVADLREDPDLKAEIDRAVAVANDTVSKAEAIKKVRILPEDFSEETGEMTPTMKVKRNVVTQKYADDIAEIYAK from the coding sequence GTGCGCGAGATATCTGTCCCCGCCAATTTCACCATCGACCCGGATGCGTCCACGGTGGACGTCGTCTTCGATGCGGCCCGCACCGATCCGCAGAGCGTGCGCGTCAAGCGGTTGGTGGGGCAGGACTGGAAGCCCGTCACCACGAAGCAATACGCCGATGAGATCCTCGGCGTCGCGAAGGGGCTCATCGCCCAAGGTGTGCAGCCGGGAGACCGCGTCGCACTGGTCTCCTCGACCCGGTACGAGTGGCCCGTGATCGACTTCGCCATCTGGGCCGTCGGCGCGGTGACGGTGCCCGTGTACGAGACCAGCAGCTCGGGCCAGATCGATTGGATCCTGCAGGATTCGGACGCCGTGCTGCTCATCATCGAGGGACCGAAGCAGGCCGCCGAGGTGGCCGAGCTCAACGGCAAGCTGCACAACGTCAAGCGCGTTCTCCAGATCGACGCCGCCGAGGGTGAGCAGGGCGCCGTGGCCGCGCTCACCGCCGAGGGCGCCGGGGTCACCGAGGAGCAGGTGCACGCGGGCCGCGCCGGCGTGAAGGCCGCCGATCTGGCCACCCTGATCTACACCTCGGGCACCACGGGCCGGCCCAAGGGCTGCGAGCTGATGCACTCCAACCTCATGAGCGAGGCCGAGGCGATCCTCGCCTCTCCCTTCGGTGAGGCGATCCGGGGTGGCTCGAACGTGATGTTCCTGCCGCTGGCGCACGTGCTCGCGCGTGCCGTGAACATCGCGTGCTTCAAAGGCGGAGCCGTGGTGGGGCACTTCAACGACACCAAGAACCTGGTGCCGCAGTTCGCCATCTTCAAGCCGACGCTGATCCTTTCGGTGCCGCGCGTCTTCGAAAAGGTCTACGCCTCGGCCCAGCAGAGCGCCGTGGACGGCGGCAAGGGCAAGATCTTCGACGCCGCCGCGCAGACCGCGATCGAGTACAGCGAATCGCTTGACAAGGGCGGCCCCGGCCTGGTGCTCAAGGTCAAGCATGCGGTCTTCGACAAACTGGTCTACGGCAAACTCAAGGCCGCCCTGGGCGGGAACTGCAAGGTCGCGATTTCGGGCGGCGCGCCGCTCGGCGCGCGCCTGGGCCACTTCTTCCGGGGCGTGGGCGTGACCGTCATGGAGGGCTACGGCCTCACCGAGTCGACCGCGGCGATCACAGTGAACGTCGAAGGCGCACAGAAGATCGGCACGGTCGGCCGGCCGCTCGCCGGGCAGGGCGCGAAGATCGCCGAGGACGGCGAGATCTTGCTGCAGGGCTCCGTGGTGTTCCGCGGCTACTGGCGCAATGAGGAGGCCACCAAAGCCGCGCTCGAGGACGGCTGGTTCCACACGGGCGACCTGGGTTCGATCGACGAGGACGGTTTCCTGTCCATCACCGGTCGGAAGAAGGAACTGATCGTGACCGCGGGCGGTAAGAACGTCTCGCCGGCCGGACTCGAGGACGCGCTGCGTGGCAACCCGCTGATCTCGCAGGCGATGGTGATCGGCGACGCGCAACCGTTCATCGCAGCGCTGATCACGATCGACCCGGAAGCCTTCCCGCAGTGGAAGTCCGCGAACGGCAAGCCTGCGTCTGCCAGCGTGGCCGATCTGCGCGAAGATCCCGATCTCAAGGCCGAGATCGACCGCGCCGTGGCCGTCGCCAACGACACCGTCTCCAAGGCCGAGGCGATCAAGAAGGTACGCATCTTGCCCGAGGACTTCAGCGAGGAGACCGGCGAGATGACGCCGACCATGAAAGTCAAGCGCAACGTCGTGACGCAGAAGTACGCCGACGATATCGCCGAGATCTACGCGAAGTAG
- a CDS encoding NlpC/P60 family protein, with protein sequence MPSIPPVLRASSQRGFAVSAALLVLAGAAVGGSAGADPNDADAALKQYEKLSEQASGTNEAAKGAQEDVEKATAAKRAADATVTAAQREVAAVQARRDALQPQVDAIVRANYKGARTNRTFALLVSDSPQKMLDQMSTLDFLNRDVVSTIDGFKKAKAAAVSAEQRATEAAKSADTAKTDAERKRDDLNKKKAQLAAEIARIKALYDRLTGAQRGALVGPNVPVDPTKVPPGSSSEAVAVRAALTRVGMPYAWGGSGPGQFDCSGLMLWAYKQAGKSLPRTSQAQLSGGQPVSRSNLQPGDIIVYYPGATHVGMYIGDGKVVHASTFGVPVQVTSIDGAGPYNSAVRF encoded by the coding sequence GTGCCCTCGATTCCGCCCGTTCTCCGTGCGTCGTCCCAGCGTGGCTTCGCCGTCTCCGCGGCTCTGCTCGTGCTGGCGGGCGCCGCGGTCGGCGGTAGTGCCGGCGCCGATCCGAACGATGCGGACGCGGCTCTCAAGCAGTACGAGAAGCTCTCCGAGCAGGCTTCCGGAACGAACGAGGCGGCTAAGGGCGCGCAGGAGGATGTCGAGAAGGCGACCGCCGCCAAGCGCGCCGCCGATGCCACCGTCACCGCCGCGCAACGGGAAGTAGCCGCAGTCCAGGCCCGGCGCGACGCCCTGCAGCCTCAGGTCGATGCGATCGTCCGCGCCAATTACAAGGGTGCGCGCACCAATCGCACCTTCGCCCTCCTGGTCAGTGATTCACCGCAGAAGATGCTCGACCAGATGTCCACGCTCGACTTCCTCAACCGCGACGTGGTGAGCACGATCGACGGATTCAAGAAGGCCAAAGCCGCCGCCGTGTCGGCCGAGCAGCGTGCCACTGAGGCCGCGAAGAGCGCCGACACCGCGAAGACGGACGCGGAGCGTAAGCGCGACGACCTGAATAAGAAGAAGGCCCAGCTCGCAGCGGAGATCGCGCGGATCAAGGCCCTCTACGACCGGCTCACCGGGGCGCAGCGCGGTGCCCTCGTCGGACCGAACGTACCCGTGGACCCGACCAAGGTTCCCCCGGGCAGCTCCTCGGAGGCGGTCGCCGTCCGTGCCGCGCTCACCCGCGTGGGCATGCCCTACGCGTGGGGCGGTTCCGGCCCCGGCCAGTTCGACTGCTCCGGTCTCATGCTGTGGGCGTACAAGCAGGCGGGTAAGAGCCTGCCGCGCACCTCGCAGGCCCAGCTCTCCGGTGGCCAGCCGGTCTCGCGGTCGAACCTGCAGCCGGGCGACATCATCGTCTACTACCCCGGGGCGACCCACGTGGGCATGTACATCGGCGACGGCAAGGTGGTCCACGCGTCGACCTTCGGCGTGCCCGTCCAGGTGACGTCCATCGACGGTGCGGGCCCGTACAACTCCGCGGTGCGCTTCTGA